The genomic segment GATGGGAGAGGACGCCCGGGGGGCGGCGGGCCATGCTCCGCTCGCCCTGGGCCAAGAACGCCTCGGCGGCGGGGGCTGGACGGCGGCGAGCGCGGCCGGGGCGGGTTGGCCGGGCTCGGGCTCGGGCGCcgctcctgcggggggggggggcgcgggcggcgcgggcgggcgggcggcctgcTGTGGCTGCTGGTGCTGTGGACGCTGCTGGGCGACGGCCTGGTGTGCGCGGCCATCGCGGGCTGGCGGCCACTGCGCGCCAAGGCGCCCGGCCTCTTCCTGGCCTCGCTGGCCGCCGCCGACCTGCTGGTGGCGCTGCTGGTCATGCCGTGGCAGGTGGCGGCCGAGGTGGCGGCGCCTTCTGCCGCCTGTGGGCTGGTGGGCTGCGACATCCTGTGCTGCGCGGCGTCCATCCCGCACCTGTGCCTCCTCGCGCTCGAGCGCCACTGGGCCGTCGCCAGCCCCTTCGCCTACCAGCGCCGCGTGACGCCATCGCCTCGGCTCCTTCGTGCCCGTCCAGCTGGACCGGCCCGCCGCCCCCCGCCGCTGCGTCGCCAGCCTCCACGGCGCCCGAGCCGTCTCCTCCTCGCTCGTCAGCCTCCACATCCCCGTGGCCGTCGTGCTGGTCGCCTACGGGCGCATCTACCGCATCGCCCGCCGCCACCTCCGCCGCATCGCGTCGCTGGAGCGCGCCGCCGAGCACGCCCGCCGCTGCCGCAGCAGCCCTCGCCCGCCGGGCGCCCCGTCGGGGCCGTTGCCGGGCGCGGCGCTGCGGCAGGAGGCGCGCGTGCTGAAGACGCTGGCGCTGGTGCCGGGCGCCTTCGTGGGCTGCTGGCTGCCCCTCTTCGTGCTCAACTGCCTCGTGCCCTTCTGCCCCGACGGCGTCAGCGACGCCACCTTCGACGCCTTCGTCTGGGTCGGCTGGGCCAACTCCTCGCTCAGCCCGCTCATCTGCGCCTGCAACGCCGACCTCCGCAGGCGCCTCTCCAGCCTGCTCGGCCGCCGCCCCTCAGCCGCCAGCGCCTCTCCTACCAGCAGCCCAGACGCCACTCGACGCCGCGGGCGGACGGGCTGACCGGCCGCGGAAGGGATGGAGGGCTCTGCACAGCGGCCCCTGCAGGAAGGATGCCGACCGCCCTGGCAGCGCAGCTACAGGTAGCAGTCCCCCTGGACAAAAGGGcggctttcggggggggggatcagggggCACTGGACCCCCATCgcggtccctcccctccccaggctccatggccaagagtttctcagcctggacCCCCACTCACCCTGCTGCTGGACGCCCCACCACCCGCAGAGCCATTGAGGCCCCTTGGCTTCCTGGGGGCTTCCCCCTGGAGAGAGGGGGACGGAACAGGCTCCCTTTCCCCCTGGCAGGCTGGATTGGGGGTTGTGGAGGCCCCAAAGGGGGCCGGGCTCAACCAGGGGGACTCCCTTCTCTTTCTGCCCAAGTCACTCATGGCTCCCCAACAGTGCCTGGCCGCTGCTCTCTCCTGGCGTGTTCCCAAAGAAGAAATACAGCACAAGGAGATGGAGTATCAGCTCCGTTTGAACTGGGCCACAGGGAGCAGAAGGGCTGAGGTGTCATTCGGGGGGCTCTCCTGCCAAAGCCCCCTTGGACTGTGCTCTTCAGGGGTCCTCTTTGGCCTGCCATCCCATTCAGACTGACTTTGGAGGCAAACCCAGGGACAACAATGGAATTTATTTGGGAGTGCTTCCCCTTTTGATAGAATTGATAGAATTTATTCGGGAGTGCTTCCCCTTGTGCTGCAcgcccctcttcttcctccacacaaggatctgtccagccactgcttgaagactgccagtgatgggggacaacaaaacaaaatcagagtccagtgttacctttaagacctacaaagatgtattcaaggcgtgagctttcgagtgcaaggactcttcctcagtgaggggggagatcaccacctccttaggcagcccattccactgctgattcctagagtgggaagggtccatccaggccatctagtcctaccccctatTAATTTCacatctgcttggatcctgccttggaacTCAAGCTCGGCCCTTGGCAGATCTACCAGGTCTCTTCTTCCGGGGACAGGATTTTTTAAGCAAACACATATGCGCATAAGCGTGCAGGCAaaaccaaaaatatttttccccaaagttgtatcacaaagcatgcctctctaaagtccccccccccccatcatgaatatttcatttttttaagtatcaagacttgtaATTCTATAAGGGGTGGAattcaaaaagcactgtgcatctatgattagatgcataagcattTAAACATAGAACTATTATTTTTTACCAAAAAAATTGCAGGCATCATGGGCccattaaaacattgagaaaggggattggttgcgtggattgattgacaggtggaagagagttgtttataaagtgcgttgctctcttccgacatttccagcaggcaatgaggagtgtaagaagtgtgaaaaggtggcagatggaAGTGAGACAgtgagaaggtgaggaatggctggaggtgcgacaatatttagcgctatgccattacgctggtgtaatgctattttttccgatgtgcggaaatgccctgaaaaTCCATTGATCATTTTTGCAATATCTTGTATTTTCACACTCCCACAATAGCTCCATGTGAATATGCAACAACGCACACAAAAGAGGGCTACTTAGGTTTATGCTCCAACAAtccaacaggggggggggaatgggttcAGTCTCGGGAGAGTGTGACTCCACGTGGTCATTCCCCTTGGTTTACTGTGCCCGCCTATTCAAGACAAATTGGTGTTCAATGGGAAGAACAtgcatttcttcctttctctgtgACAGATTTACCGGTTCAAAGTGACTGGACCTGCTGAGAAGTTATGTCCTTTATTTCAGGACATTTTATTCCCCAAGCAGACAGGCTGCCACGGCTCCTGATGTGGGAGCCCAGAGGGCCCCTGCActtcttgttttcttctttcccttcagaTCAAGGTCTGGCATTTTACTCCACATGAAAAATCCAGCAGCCGCACAGTTTCTTCCCCCTTTGGCTCTCTGAGCTGTAATCAACAtttgtgggaagggggaggcggCACGAGGGCCAGATCTGGTTTGGGAAGCAGCTGGCaatttggggggctgggaggggagaggcctgaGCAGGAATCAAtgacctagggccattccgcaccaggatctatgttgcaaattggttgcggaacgaaaaaacgccattttaaatagtggaatttgtcgttatgcatacctgcctttgtagtggaatccagttgcgtttctatcgtttcccacagatttccagtctcggcaaaaatcgctagccaggaagcgatattgctgagctttgtcccacccctggctgtcaatcaaacgagcagccattgggtggctgttatcatgctcccaaaaagcccctttccctttaaggcaggtttaaaaaaacacacacacacacacaaacacgttgcaacgaatctgctttgattcgttgcaacggagagacccatctagctagcaggtggtgtttgagctgccttttcatcgttgccacgctcccccccccgagtgaaaaaaagtacaccccccccctcagtgcggaatggcccctagagtcCAAATCAGCCTTTTCCTCCTTGGGAACTGATGTCTGGCAGCTGGAATTCAATTGTCATCCCAGCAgagcttcaggccccacctgcaggagGTTCTTGCTGTCTGGAGACCATGGGAAATCTCTACCCACCACCTGAAGCCTATCAGGGAAACagccattgttttttaaaaagaggtcagAGTTCAATAGCGGAAGGTTCTTTTCTACCGTCTGAATGTTCTGGGAACGGTACAGGTGGGCGTTACTGTTTAAATATTGAAGAAGTACTAAAAATTCATGAGAGCAGCTTTCTGCACTGCTCTGGGCGATTATTGAAACAGACATTATCTACAGtagcctgaagatgaaactcaaacactttggccacctcatgagaaggaaggactccctggagaagagcctaatgctgggagcgattgagggcaaaagaagaaggggacgacagagaatgaggtggctggatggagtcactgaagcagtaggtgcaaacttaaatggactccggggaatggtagaggacaggaaggatcattggaggatcattgtccatggggtcgcgatgggtcggacatgacttcgcacataacaacaacagcagcagcagcagcctaacGTAGTCAGGAATGTATATAAAATAACCCGgcattctttcttccttctctcagGCTTTTTATAGCATCCTAAATAGTTTGTGTTTGGAAGAGCCATTCTTCCTCTCTGGACAGTTTTGAAATTATTTGTCCTTGCACTTATGCAAATTGCTCCTGCCAAGGGTATAGATTCCGCTAGTGGGCTGCCACGGTTGCCACGGCTGGCCAGCCACCCCCAAGCCCTGA from the Paroedura picta isolate Pp20150507F chromosome 10, Ppicta_v3.0, whole genome shotgun sequence genome contains:
- the LOC143819683 gene encoding LOW QUALITY PROTEIN: D(1) dopamine receptor-like (The sequence of the model RefSeq protein was modified relative to this genomic sequence to represent the inferred CDS: inserted 2 bases in 1 codon) produces the protein MRGFGVGGAGAAVVWGASGAQELAGPARAWAVAGRLGQVAGVSGPDGSLRPPSHVAGYLGPCRVSSCGGSAERRRGRGGVVRPRPGLLEGTRESSPPHTLDSTWTLQPLETHSVSNKDAALSPAHPSGLRGRGGAWRGGGSLADGAAADGRGRPGGGGPCSARPGPRTPRRRGLDGGERGRGGLAGLGLGRRSCGGGGRGRRGRAGGLLWLLVLWTLLGDGLVCAAIAGWRPLRAKAPGLFLASLAAADLLVALLVMPWQVAAEVAAPSAACGLVGCDILCCAASIPHLCLLALERHWAVASPFAYQRRVTPSXLGSFVPVQLDRPAAPRRCVASLHGARAVSSSLVSLHIPVAVVLVAYGRIYRIARRHLRRIASLERAAEHARRCRSSPRPPGAPSGPLPGAALRQEARVLKTLALVPGAFVGCWLPLFVLNCLVPFCPDGVSDATFDAFVWVGWANSSLSPLICACNADLRRRLSSLLGRRPSAASASPTSSPDATRRRGRTG